The Candidatus Zixiibacteriota bacterium genome segment GCGTTGGAGATTTGCAGCAGCGGCTTAAAAAAACACCCTGATTATGGGTTGGCATATATTGTGCTGGTTAAAATCTATTTAGCTCAGGGCAGATATGAAGAGGCTGATATGTATCTGCAAAAGGCAATAAAAGTTGGCGGCCGAACCAGGTCAGTCGATATATTGCAGTCTGAAATTTTTATTAAAATGGGACATACCAATAAAGCAAAAAATATCCTGGAAAGACTTCAAAAATCAGACCAGCAAAGCCAAACAATAAAAAACCTTCTGGTTTCTATTGAAAAGGATGAACATCAGTTACCGGTTGTGAGTGGTTATCAGGCAGATACTAAACCGCAAATGCAGTTTAGCAACGCAGAATCACCGAATATCTCGATTTCAACTCATGCTGTTGATAATCGAAATTATACTATATCAAATGCTTTAACCATAATAAAGATACTGCCGCGCGTGCTGGGTGTGATTGCGGTAGCCAAGGACGGGATGGTGATTGAGGGGCATTTCGACGGCCAGATGACAGGTGATGAATTAGGCGCGTTGGCAGTCGGCTACTATAACAGCATTTCGCAGGGAATATCGAAAATAAAATATGGGGAGCCGCTCGAAATTATGATAGAGGCGGCTGAGTCTAAATTGTGGATTGTTAATAAAATGAAAATGCTGATTGTTATTGTTACTCGTGATGATGTCAATCTTGGCTCATTAAGGCTAAAAGTTAATGAAGTTTTTAAATACACGGACTTTTCTTAAGGAATTAAAATATGCTTGCAGCTATTAAAGAAAAAAAAGTAAATATGTTCCATAATGCCCTGGAGTATCTCAGTGAATATCGAGGTGTTAATAAAGCTATCATTTTTGACAGCGATGGATTAGTAATTGGCATGGCAGGCGAAAATGAGACCAATAACGAATCTTTTTCGGCATTGATGTTATTAATGCTCGACCAAATGAATCATATTCTAAAACGATTGGATGAAAACCCGGCTAAAAAATTAGTTAT includes the following:
- a CDS encoding tetratricopeptide repeat protein, whose protein sequence is MSNNMNVNLAELDERIDKCQGILDADPNSQIFAALAEAYRKKGDVQRALEICSSGLKKHPDYGLAYIVLVKIYLAQGRYEEADMYLQKAIKVGGRTRSVDILQSEIFIKMGHTNKAKNILERLQKSDQQSQTIKNLLVSIEKDEHQLPVVSGYQADTKPQMQFSNAESPNISISTHAVDNRNYTISNALTIIKILPRVLGVIAVAKDGMVIEGHFDGQMTGDELGALAVGYYNSISQGISKIKYGEPLEIMIEAAESKLWIVNKMKMLIVIVTRDDVNLGSLRLKVNEVFKYTDFS
- a CDS encoding roadblock/LC7 domain-containing protein translates to MLAAIKEKKVNMFHNALEYLSEYRGVNKAIIFDSDGLVIGMAGENETNNESFSALMLLMLDQMNHILKRLDENPAKKLVIKSDDSWLTLERIGNLILVVNANSETDELLKVRFGQAVEMIKTHLVDNYPLLSK